Part of the Tetragenococcus koreensis genome, GGTAAATCTAGATAAATTCTCTGATGTTGTTGTAATTCAGAAAAAAATGGTTCATAAACTTCTTCCATACTCGTTTTATTTAGTCCATTTCCATGCAAAAATAAAATCGGAGTTCCTTTACCATAGATAGAATAATTTAGATGATTATCAAAAATTTGTATTTTCATGGCTATCTCCTGTTTCGTTCATTGTTAGCTCTTAGTATAGCATCTTTTATTCATTTTCTTAGCCATCTATTTTAAAGTTGAGCTGAATGAAATTTGTACAATTACTTTAAAAAGTAATAACAACCTTGCCGTTATTTCCGCTCTGATTAGCATGCTTCAAAGCGGGTTGAACGTCATTTAACGTGTAGTTTTCAGCAATTCTTGTTTGTAGCTGCCCTTCTAAAATTAAATCAATTATATATTGTAAATCTTCCTGACTAGTACGCACATAGTTGTGTTCGGCAAATGAAGCGTGCTCTTCTACTTCGCTACTAATCGCATCATCACTGATCGTTGTCAATTTTCCTTCTGGAGCGATTATATCTGTTCGATCCAAAATCCCCGCTGTATCAAAGACAGCATCAAACGCTGGAAGTTTTTCATCACTTGTATAGACATTATCCACCGACCATTGCTTTACAATTTCTTTTTGGGAATTATTTCGAACGAGACCAGCTACAGGAATGCCTTCTTGTTTGGCAATTTGAATAGCGTACCCGCCGACTGAACCTGTCGCACCAGTTACTAGTAATGTTTCGCTTGGCTCTAGCTGTAGTTTTCTTATGGCTTGTAAAGCTGTTACTGCTGCTAATGGAATACTTGCGCCACTGACAAAGTCTATTGCATCTGGTAATTTTACCAATTCGTTTTCTTCGATTGCAACAATTTGTTGCCAACTACCTTGAGGATGCATAGCTATCACACGATCTCCTGGCTTGAATTCAGAATCTTGGTCAGCTTCAATCACAACACCTGTGACATCCCAACCAAGTACTGCAGGAAATTGACTAATTTTTTGAATCGTATTGGGTGTCATA contains:
- a CDS encoding quinone oxidoreductase family protein — protein: MKAIQVIDYGGPEVAKIQTIASPSRSANEVLVRVVASSINPVDIKHMTPNTIQKISQFPAVLGWDVTGVVIEADQDSEFKPGDRVIAMHPQGSWQQIVAIEENELVKLPDAIDFVSGASIPLAAVTALQAIRKLQLEPSETLLVTGATGSVGGYAIQIAKQEGIPVAGLVRNNSQKEIVKQWSVDNVYTSDEKLPAFDAVFDTAGILDRTDIIAPEGKLTTISDDAISSEVEEHASFAEHNYVRTSQEDLQYIIDLILEGQLQTRIAENYTLNDVQPALKHANQSGNNGKVVITF